The DNA window GAttgatatttgttgttttgtACTCCAGTAATCATTTCGATGACGAGAACTCCAAAGCTATAGACATCCACCTTCTCAGTTAACCTTCCCTTGGCAATGTATTCTGGAGCCATGTACCCCCTTTACGCCAAGACACCAAAAAgagtgataattttttgattaggACAATGTGAGTTTGCATAGACacctataagaagaaaaaggttaaTGGAAATATCAGTGCTTATGCTTACAGTGTTCCAGCAATGGCAGTGTTGACGAGGGATTGGTCACAGGAATAAAATCTTGCTAGTCCGAAATCTGAGATTTTTGGTCGATGTCTCAAGTCTAGTAAGACATTACTTGCTTTGATGTCTCTATGAATGATCCGCACTTGAGAATACTTGTGGAGGTACTCCAAACCTTCAGCTGTTCCTTCGATAATTAGAAATCTCCTTTTCCAATCAAGTTCTTTCTTCTTTGCCGGATCTTGCTTCCGTGGGTGTTTGCATAGAAATTTTCAGATTGTTTAGAAAGAAAGCTAGAACGGGTAAATATCAATTCTCAGTCTATTTGAGTCATGTCATTTTACAATTGAGCTAATATTAGTTTTTGATGCCAACAAGTTATATATCTTGATACACTTGAATCCAATCTTAAGAACATGTCTATGAACAAGATAGATTGGCCATGTTCATAATCTGCTTTTGAAAGCATTAATTCCTTACAGTCCAAAACTCTGTAGAGAAAAAATCAAGCTTCTATAGCTTACCAAATAAAATGAGATCCAGGCTTCTGTTTGCTAGGTATTCATAGACAAGGAAGCTGTCAATGCTGGTGAAGCAGCAACCGAGGAATCGAACCAAGTTCTTGTGTTGTGCTCTACCAATAATTTCCATTTCATTACGAATCTCTTGTACTCGAAATTTCCTACTAATATATAATCGCTTTATTGCAATTTCTCTACCATCTGGTAAGGTTCCCTAGTCATTTCAGGTCAATCATCCGCATTTAGAAATTCATGGAATAGATTTAAACGAAGACAAAATGAAATTTAAgctacatgtgtgtgtgtgtgtctcagGTACCTTAAATACTTCACCAAATCCTCCACATCCTAACCTATTAGTTTCACTGAAACTTTCAGTTGCCGTGTCAAGTGTCGCGTACTTGAACTGCATGTACTGCACCCTCTCCTCTAATAACAAGTCCTCCGTCTCTTTGATGATGATTAACATGCAAAACGatggaaaacaaattatttatctGCTTCATTATGCTCAATATCATATCATATAAACATTACTTAATGTTTCTGCAGAGGggttttatcaaagaaaatcttaaaataaaggaagaaatcaTGATTGTTTTCTTCCTATCTAAGCATTGTAATCCATATACACACACATTAATTACCTTTCGATTGCTTGAGACGGATCTTTCTTCTATAGGTAAGCTTACCCACACAAACACCAATACCTATTGCTATTACACAGATCAGAACCACACCCATAATGTATGTGATGTAGGAAAATACTTCTTCTGCAAGAGAATGCTGTAGTAAATTAACCAAGTATGTCCATCAAGTCTCTAAAAATCATCattgaatgaaaaacaaaagaacatgcATGTGGAAGGTCAAACTAACAGTTTGAAGTCGATAAATTTGCGTTTCAAGACATGGCCAGCTAGCAGGTTTCTAGACTGCATCGACTGTAATAAATAAATGGGCTAACCTTTGGAGTATTCACCATTAGAATCATTGGCAAATGAAGCATCAGAATAGCGTAGAAAGCAGCCAGCATTAAGCACACGAGCCTCCGTAGATGGAATGCATGATAAGGCAGATGCAACCGCCTCTGACAGGCAAATGGAACACAAATCATGGTCCAAGATCTTCCAGCAGTTAGCCATCCCATAGGCAGATATGCCATTTGAAGTCTCATGCTTGGAAGCAAAGCCTCGGAAACTCGGAGCCTTCAATAACATCTTACTCAGCACTTCCTTTACTGCAACGCTAAATTCTTTCCCCTTGTTTACAATGCCACTGCATCTCTACTTCCATTTAATTCCCGGAGAGAAAATTCAGTATAACAtattaaatgaagaagaaatttataaCCAAATAATGACAGATAAACCTTCgttgaatttgaattaaagccttttcttttaaaaaatagctcaATAACTTCACAAGCTCAGCAGATTTCAggtgtgaagttttttttatttttatttttggtcatcTGAGAGGCCCCACAAACCATGAGCTACTCAAAGACGAAGCCTTTCCCCATCTCTGAATCCCAATCCAAACCTCTTAGGGTTTGAACCTACGACCTGTTAGCATAAATCTCAAATCTTAACAGCTAGCTGGGCACCTTGATCAAGATTTGTTAGGGAACTCTAGGTTGAAAAATGCATCAAATCTAACGCACGTTATGATCACATGATGATTGAAACGTTAAAATGCAAAATCCAGGTGGGGATGGAGAAAACAATATGCCAATGGAGCTACATAGCTTATTGGCAATTAAATGCAAAATATTTCCATCACCATATCAACAGATAAGAATTTCATAACTCATTAAGGTAATTTAGAAAGTGCTTAAGCCAGACCTAATTCGACTTTGAATCTTAAACTAATGTACATTCAATTGCcatttaatt is part of the Populus trichocarpa isolate Nisqually-1 chromosome 7, P.trichocarpa_v4.1, whole genome shotgun sequence genome and encodes:
- the LOC18101101 gene encoding cysteine-rich receptor-like protein kinase 46, giving the protein MFLFFFQLSSLMATYSLLISLVIYVMAFSINLSHADPRTDLVLRTCGKVRVQNVSNYFKYYSSITDYMQDEIYRNKFAFKDTGEPPDRLYVLAQCMDDLTNDECAMCFSQISTLIPSCFPSTGGRVYFDGCFIRAENYSFYREALAPEDTKRCSGIVNKGKEFSVAVKEVLSKMLLKAPSFRGFASKHETSNGISAYGMANCWKILDHDLCSICLSEAVASALSCIPSTEARVLNAGCFLRYSDASFANDSNGEYSKEEVFSYITYIMGVVLICVIAIGIGVCVGKLTYRRKIRLKQSKETEDLLLEERVQYMQFKYATLDTATESFSETNRLGCGGFGEVFKGTLPDGREIAIKRLYISRKFRVQEIRNEMEIIGRAQHKNLVRFLGCCFTSIDSFLVYEYLANRSLDLILFDPAKKKELDWKRRFLIIEGTAEGLEYLHKYSQVRIIHRDIKASNVLLDLRHRPKISDFGLARFYSCDQSLVNTAIAGTLGYMAPEYIAKGRLTEKVDVYSFGVLVIEMITGVQNNKYQSEKTYETLVTCAWKHFQSNTVQEIIDTSMTIEDAEEIERVVQIGLLCTQESPNLRPTTTEVVQMLRKKDVELSSPSKPPFTDELMELHYLGSLDQQHPSTFGL